Sequence from the Phragmites australis chromosome 11, lpPhrAust1.1, whole genome shotgun sequence genome:
AGCTATTCACTCTGATCTACTGACCAACAGATCCCCTATTTAGTCCTACTTACAGAACTGACAAGCGCTTAGAGTGGACAAGAATGATTATTTGAGCATCATTGCCACAAAAATATCGAGGACAGAAACTTAGTTTAAGAAATTTGGTTCAAAATTGCAGACCCCTCAGCCAGTCAACCCTCATTTTACCAGTAGAATCGGAATATCAGTCAGCAACACAACCAGGATAACAGCAGTACTTGATGCCCGAAGCAAAAGGAAGGGAGCAAATTTAAGTGACTtagaatttccaaaaaaaaaatcctgacCTACGGGTACGTTCTACGTCCACGCAAAATTTGAAGTTCAAATCGATCCCAATTGTGAGATATCAAAAAGACATCTTTTAGGTGCAATATCACTCCAAGACAAAAATTTCTGTCCTGTAGTGCTATTGCACCTGAATTTTGTCTTTTTCATATCTCACAAACGGGGTCGAATTTGAACTTGAAATTTTGTATGGATGTAGAATATAACTTCACTTACAACTCAGGAATTTTTTTAGAACTTCAAAACTAGGGCATTTTCATAAGAGCTGCCCCCCAGGAAAGTTTATAGGGGACAAGACCACGGAGGTATAGAAAGAATACTTTAGTAATAAAAAGTATAAGTTAAGTTTAATTTAATATGTGCAACTACACAATCAATGAACTATGCAAAACAATTGGCTGCTATTAATTCCAGTTGCCGACTCATTCAAAGTACCTACATATTCTCAGACTAAACAAGAATGGCAAATTGATTCATTATGCCAAAGTTGCTATTTAAGACGTTGGTCAAAGCAAAGTTTGTTGTAGAGtaatgcaaataaataaattaatctTCGAAGCTGTTACCTTGAACATTATCATGCTAGCCAAAATGGTCAAGGATGTAAACATCGTATAATATATGGGTGAAACAACAGCGGTATTGAACGTGTCAAGGGCCTGCAAAGATTAATATTTCCAAGTTGAAAGTAATGTAGAGCAGAAGACAAAAGTAGATATGGCAAAGATATAGGAAAAAATTTCTATTGGCATTACCATAGCTATGCATAACATGGATCATACCTTGTTCAGATAGTTCATCTGTGTCACTATGCATGAGACTACAACTAATAAAAACACCCATGTTTGTGGATAGAGTAGCTGATTTATCCCTGAAAACGTCAGCTTCAAAGCTATTCCAAGAGCTTTGACACTCATGACCTGCCAGACCAAACAGAGGACAGATGGAAGACATTTATATCCTAGTTACTTAAGAAGTGATATGTGATAAACATGAAATTAACTGTTAATGAGTGAAATGCATACCGATAAAGATCCTACAAGAGAACAAACACCAATATACACCATGATATGTGTCTGACCATACTGTGGGACAAAATGGAATATGAGCACGAAAGCTGCTGCAAGCACAATGGCTGCATAAAATAGAAATGCTGCAAGGTAAATGTTAAACCTTAATACCCAATAATAATATGTTAAGACTCAAGAAATCACTAATGACACTTGTGAAGAAGCTAATATATGAAGAAAGCAGAATACCTGGTTCAGTAGCAAGATCCCACACTTCTGCCACGGACTCAATTTGACGCTCTGGAGGGGCATGAAGCACAATAGTAGTCGAACCCACAACACAAAGAATACACCCAAGTATACCAAATATGTGAAGCTTCTCCCGCAACATAATATGTGCAAGAACAGCACTGTGTGAGACATACCAAAACTATCAGATTTACTGAGATACGAGCAGTAaaagattttaatttttaacgTACCAGTTAAAGATAATGTAAGTCTAGTTACCTAATAATTATGCTCAGTGCACCAAGAGGAGTGACCAAAATAGCAGGAGCAAAGGCATAAGCTGCAAAGTTAGCGATTTCGCCAACAATCACTGAAAGATATCACAGGACATAATTAGTAAAAAGTTATACAGTAATGGAAGAAAGTAACTACTGGTCAAAACTATATCCGCTGTAGGAAGGAAAAGACCTACTCGTTATCATTCCAGCCCACCACAGTGGCTCAAGCAAGTACGAGTAGCCACCAACTCCTGTTGCAAATCAGCAAAATAAGCATAATGCATAACTAAcgataaaagaaaaggaaaggatggaacCCATCTGGCAACAGAAAAGCAAAATTCTCTATGTGGCATTAGCATGATCAACTAACGGTCAATCAGAGACCAATTGAACATAGTGGACCGATCATCAATGGAGGTCGTATTCCTTTAGTGACAGAAGCCCAAAGAATTTCTACAATATCTCACAGTTGAAATTCTTCAATAATTGAGCCTGCATTTTTGTCCCCTTCAACACTCGGAATGTTTGTAAATTTGTCCGGGCCATTCCCATATGTGCACAGGATTGTTCAAATTAGGCAAAGAAACATAGAAACGGTAGGAGCTAGAACTAAAGAATTGCAACGCAGCAGCATTGTAGACAATGCATCACCCCAATACCCCATGAACATCGTGTCATCGATCAACTATGCTACAAGTGATCTTCCGGGATCAACACCAAGTAAACTACTTATGCGGCAAGAGGTTCCATCAGACTAGCGCACGGAATATCCCAATTCATGCTTGGCACGACCTAATCGATCTCCAATGTGCTCACTGCTTACTGTCCCCAAGTCCTAAGTCCACTCCACCAATCTATCCAGACCCACCGACACCGCAGCCGAGATCCAATTTGCGCGCAGGTCAGATCTAAGGTGCAAACAAAGCACACCGGCAACGCAACAGCATCGCAGAACAGCACTCCGCAGGCTGCTGGACTGGTCAGTAGGACGAGACGGGGCCAAGCAGAAGCGGAGCAGCCTGAGCGACCCTGACGCACGGACGCACCTGCTCTTACGCCGGAGGCGCCGGCCTTCTTGAGCCCCTTCTTCTTGACAATGAAGCTGGCGCCGATGAAGAGGCTGGAGGAGAGCGCCAGCAGCAGGCCCTTGATGTTGTCCGCCGACATCCCAGTGTACGACACCACCCAGCTCCCCAGCCGGGGTCCCCCCATGACGCCGGGCGCCCCCTaaatcctcctcctccgtcgggCGCGAGCGGCGGCCACCGCGCATGCGAGATCTGGAGTGAGGTGAGGGACAGTTGGTTTGGTCTCCCCGTTCGTCTGCTGGCTCTCCTCTGCTGGTGGCCTTGGCTTTTCGCGCTGCGGTTGCGCTGCTCCCTCCCTTGTGAGCTGTGGTGTGGGGGTGGAGGGTGGGGGAGGAGAAGCTACCGTATCGTATGGAGAGCGCTGCGCGCGGCTGCGGGGAAAGGAAAGACGTCGGGCGACGACGACGTCGTCGTCGACAAGGAAAGGAAGTGGGTGAGCgagcgaggagaggagaggccACAAGGTATACGGAGGCTTTCATTTGCGTTGCGTTGCGTTGAGATTCGTGCTACAAAGATACGTGAAAACAAATTATTTAACAGTAAAAAAGTATTAGGCGAGAGCGATAGACCATTAACATATGTTGTACTACATGCGTAATATATTACAGAGTTACATTTTCAGGAGAGGAGGGGGTGTTTTTCGGTAGTCCGTGGCCGGTTTAGGCTAATGTCGTGTGTGTCCGTATGATCTGGTGTCGTTAGGGGTGGATATGTGGTTAATCGTATGTCGTGGTTCTAGCTGCCGTGTTGCATCGTGGCTTTGGTTGTCGTGCCGTGCTTTTTAAGGCTGAAAAGTGGTGGATTTAGTAACTTTTTTACACAGTCACGCGATCCGTCTAGCACTGGATGGCTGGGTGGGGTGAATGGAGCTGTGAAGCGACGGGTTGTTTGCAGTTTTTAGATAGGTGGGGTATAAATTAGTCTCATGTATATgggatttgaatttaatttatagtgtgatatgttgtaattttttttattatatatgatTTTTCAAACTGTTGGTGCGTGATGAGCCGCACTCCTCTCTATTTTGCAAATGAGattccactctctctctctctttggtAAGTCCCCATGAGTCAGTAAGTCTCGAAATCCCATTAGCGCTAAGAAGTTCCTCGAAATTAAGCTGCTCCGTCCTACCCATGTGGAGGATGACATGGCCACCAACTTGTGGCATCACGCTAAATAGGTTATGTAACAGAAGAAAAAGTGGATCATCGATTTATATATAGCACCTGGCCTaccttgaaattttcttttttcgaaCCGAAGCTTCACCCTATTTCTATCACTCAGAGGAGAATGGAAATACAATTGTCTT
This genomic interval carries:
- the LOC133885259 gene encoding probable magnesium transporter NIPA4 isoform X2, with protein sequence MGGPRLGSWVVSYTGMSADNIKGLLLALSSSLFIGASFIVKKKGLKKAGASGVRAGVGGYSYLLEPLWWAGMITMIVGEIANFAAYAFAPAILVTPLGALSIIISAVLAHIMLREKLHIFGILGCILCVVGSTTIVLHAPPERQIESVAEVWDLATEPAIVLAAAFVLIFHFVPQYGQTHIMVYIGVCSLVGSLSVMSVKALGIALKLTFSGINQLLYPQTWVFLLVVVSCIVTQMNYLNKALDTFNTAVVSPIYYTMFTSLTILASMIMFKDWDRQNPTQIVTEMCGFVTILSGTFLLHKTKDMVDGLPPNLPIRLPKHAGEDDYAAEGIPLRSAADGIPLRSPRATDPFRSS
- the LOC133885259 gene encoding probable magnesium transporter NIPA4 isoform X1; the encoded protein is MGGPRLGSWVVSYTGMSADNIKGLLLALSSSLFIGASFIVKKKGLKKAGASGVRAGVGGYSYLLEPLWWAGMITMIVGEIANFAAYAFAPAILVTPLGALSIIISAVLAHIMLREKLHIFGILGCILCVVGSTTIVLHAPPERQIESVAEVWDLATEPAFLFYAAIVLAAAFVLIFHFVPQYGQTHIMVYIGVCSLVGSLSVMSVKALGIALKLTFSGINQLLYPQTWVFLLVVVSCIVTQMNYLNKALDTFNTAVVSPIYYTMFTSLTILASMIMFKDWDRQNPTQIVTEMCGFVTILSGTFLLHKTKDMVDGLPPNLPIRLPKHAGEDDYAAEGIPLRSAADGIPLRSPRATDPFRSS